One region of Clostridiales bacterium genomic DNA includes:
- a CDS encoding class I SAM-dependent methyltransferase — MEYSKEDLMEAKKQIWGVGENMGTEESKKIWEENAQFWDNAMGDESNEFHREVVRPKVTELLSPNPADYILDIACGNGNYSSYLAQRGASVVAFDYSKKMIELAKRRQSQYAKQIEFCVADATDRKSILELKRNRAFTKAVSNMAIMDITDIEPLLMAVYELLQESGIFVFATQHPCFITLTEKYMTPHSYYGIAIEGQPEEQIYYHRSIQDIFNLCFRAGFVIDGFYEECFKNNKEIPMVMIVRLKKVKRDSLK; from the coding sequence ATGGAATATAGTAAGGAAGATTTAATGGAAGCAAAAAAGCAAATTTGGGGAGTGGGAGAGAACATGGGAACAGAGGAAAGTAAAAAAATCTGGGAGGAGAACGCACAATTTTGGGATAATGCAATGGGTGACGAATCTAATGAATTTCACAGAGAGGTAGTGCGTCCCAAAGTAACGGAACTTCTATCTCCTAATCCTGCGGATTACATTTTGGATATTGCGTGTGGCAATGGAAATTATTCTTCGTATCTTGCACAAAGAGGCGCTTCGGTTGTCGCTTTTGATTACAGCAAAAAAATGATAGAATTGGCTAAAAGACGGCAATCACAATATGCAAAACAAATTGAATTTTGTGTGGCGGATGCGACCGATAGAAAAAGTATATTAGAATTAAAAAGAAATCGAGCCTTTACGAAAGCAGTTTCTAATATGGCAATTATGGATATTACGGATATTGAACCACTTCTTATGGCTGTTTATGAACTGTTGCAGGAAAGCGGAATTTTTGTCTTTGCAACGCAACACCCTTGTTTTATCACGTTGACTGAAAAATATATGACACCGCACAGTTACTATGGTATAGCGATTGAAGGGCAACCGGAGGAGCAGATTTATTATCATCGTTCCATACAAGATATTTTTAACCTTTGTTTTAGAGCTGGATTTGTCATTGATGGATTTTATGAAGAATGTTTCAAAAACAACAAAGAAATTCCTATGGTAATGATAGTAAGGCTTAAAAAGGTAAAACGTGATAGCTTAAAATAA